A section of the Virgibacillus sp. NKC19-3 genome encodes:
- the kynB gene encoding arylformamidase, with protein sequence MTNWIDISQALTNEIAQFPGDTPFSYSPTFTKEETGSANIGQITTSLHIGTHIDAPFHYDSTGRTVEMLDLDRYIGKAVVMDVSHTEKITAQVLQEFKWENVSRVLLRTSLPNNPNHFPDQIPYLDPDIASFLQQKGVTLLGVDIPSVDAPDSKDLKTHHALYRNGINILENIMLDHVKEGLYELIALPLAIHGADGSPVRAVLRPINEENES encoded by the coding sequence ATGACGAATTGGATAGATATTTCTCAGGCACTAACGAATGAAATCGCGCAATTCCCAGGAGATACTCCCTTCTCCTATTCACCTACATTCACAAAAGAAGAAACAGGCTCTGCTAATATTGGCCAAATAACAACAAGCCTGCACATTGGCACACATATTGACGCACCATTTCACTATGACTCAACTGGCAGAACAGTAGAAATGCTTGATCTGGATCGGTATATAGGAAAGGCTGTGGTCATGGACGTTAGTCATACAGAAAAAATAACCGCACAAGTTTTACAGGAATTCAAATGGGAAAATGTATCCCGTGTTTTATTACGCACTTCCCTGCCCAATAATCCGAACCATTTTCCTGATCAAATCCCATATCTGGATCCTGATATTGCCTCATTTTTACAGCAAAAAGGGGTGACATTATTAGGGGTTGATATCCCATCAGTTGATGCTCCCGATAGTAAAGATCTAAAGACGCATCATGCGCTGTACAGAAATGGAATTAATATTTTAGAAAATATCATGCTCGACCATGTTAAAGAGGGACTTTATGAATTAATTGCACTTCCATTGGCTATTCATGGTGCTGACGGTAGCCCGGTTCGTGCAGTCTTACGTCCCATCAATGAGGAGAATGAATCATGA
- a CDS encoding aminotransferase class I/II-fold pyridoxal phosphate-dependent enzyme, with protein sequence MSFISDKVENLPPYLFSELQKKKKTLEAKGIDVIDLGIGAPDLPAPNFVYDKLVEEAKKPVNHRYSTYSGSSEFKEAVASFYKRHYAVDLDPDTEVLTLIGSKEGIAHLIQAVINPGDAVILPDPGYPVYQTSVHLAGGKTVLLPLDAYNGYVPQWEKLANKDVQRARVLFLNYPSNPTAATIELSTFMKALSLAVEKQLLLVNDAAYDQITFDGYKAPSVMQVPGAKTQAVEFGSLSKSFNMTGWRIGYVVGNKNVIRALATLKSNLDTSQFLPIQKAAATALRSDFSTVTAMNKLYKERMEKMHAALREMGIYAERPRGTIFIWAKVPDGFYSIDFANKLLDEVGVMVTPGIAFGSLGEGYFRIALTVTIKRLDDVIYRLKKLDLGGEA encoded by the coding sequence ATGTCCTTTATTTCTGACAAGGTGGAAAACCTGCCACCGTACTTATTTTCCGAACTGCAGAAAAAGAAAAAGACGTTGGAAGCTAAAGGGATAGATGTGATTGATTTAGGAATTGGAGCTCCCGATTTGCCTGCACCTAATTTTGTATATGATAAATTGGTGGAAGAAGCTAAAAAACCGGTTAATCATCGGTACTCCACCTATAGTGGCAGTTCAGAATTTAAAGAGGCAGTAGCAAGTTTTTATAAAAGACATTATGCAGTTGATTTGGATCCGGATACAGAAGTTTTGACATTAATTGGCTCCAAAGAGGGAATTGCGCACTTGATTCAAGCTGTTATTAATCCAGGTGATGCAGTGATTTTGCCAGATCCCGGCTATCCGGTTTATCAAACAAGTGTACATTTGGCAGGTGGGAAAACGGTGCTTTTGCCGTTGGATGCGTACAATGGCTATGTTCCACAATGGGAGAAATTGGCTAATAAGGATGTGCAACGTGCAAGGGTGCTGTTTTTAAATTATCCAAGCAATCCAACAGCGGCTACAATTGAACTAAGCACTTTTATGAAAGCGTTGTCATTAGCTGTCGAAAAACAGCTTTTGCTTGTGAATGATGCAGCATATGATCAGATTACATTTGATGGGTATAAGGCGCCAAGCGTGATGCAGGTTCCTGGCGCAAAGACGCAAGCAGTAGAATTCGGCTCCCTATCGAAAAGTTTCAATATGACTGGATGGCGAATCGGCTATGTTGTTGGCAATAAGAATGTTATTCGAGCATTGGCAACATTGAAAAGCAATTTGGACACAAGTCAATTCTTACCTATCCAAAAGGCTGCAGCGACTGCATTGCGAAGTGATTTCTCCACTGTAACAGCAATGAACAAGCTATATAAAGAACGCATGGAAAAGATGCATGCTGCCCTAAGGGAAATGGGAATATATGCGGAAAGGCCTAGAGGAACTATATTTATTTGGGCAAAAGTTCCCGACGGGTTTTATTCCATCGATTTCGCAAATAAACTATTGGATGAGGTCGGTGTTATGGTGACACCTGGAATTGCCTTTGGCTCGCTGGGAGAAGGTTATTTTCGAATTGCACTAACGGTAACCATTAAGCGTCTGGATGACGTTATATATCGATTGAAGAAGCTGGATTTAGGAGGGGAAGCTTAA
- a CDS encoding thiamine pyrophosphate-dependent enzyme — MTAAQAIIAYMKKEGVRKVFCVPGESYLPVLDVLHDEPSIDVISTRHEGGAAFMAEGYGKSALKPGIVFATRAVGAANLSIGVHTAYQDSTPMIVFLGQVHRTFRGREGFQEVDLDQYFRHIAKWAVEVDDAKRIPEILQRAFRIATSGRPGPVVVALPEDMLLEEANMQFGPVTSRPKPAPSQNEMGYIEKLLTLAQKPVIIAGGGIKSAQAEDDLLAFAEKYEIPVLAAFRRQDVFSNNHPLYVGHLGLGTDKKILQTVNQADVVIALGTRLSEVTTQDYSIITPDKKLIHITIDYDTIGKVYAPDIGIVADVKEALQLFMHMDVDGTPWRRWADTRRQVFEEVSSLDVLADDVINKRIIAYMAKKLPEHALLTTDAGNFAGWLHAFYPFQKKHTYVGPTSGAMGYGMPAALGAKLAFPEKTVVSLSGDGGFMMTGQELETAVRHNIPVLSLVFNNNMYGTIRMHQEMHYPEKVEATDLGDVSFKDLAISMGADGYIVRTIEAFEAAFDQALQKQKPAVIEIITTKEHISVSSTITQIRDR; from the coding sequence ATGACCGCAGCTCAAGCTATTATAGCATATATGAAGAAAGAAGGTGTTCGAAAGGTATTCTGTGTACCTGGTGAGAGCTATTTGCCTGTACTGGACGTGTTGCATGATGAACCTTCAATTGATGTTATTTCAACCAGGCATGAAGGCGGGGCTGCATTTATGGCAGAAGGATACGGGAAATCTGCTTTAAAACCCGGTATTGTGTTTGCTACAAGAGCAGTGGGAGCGGCCAACTTATCCATCGGTGTACATACGGCTTATCAGGATTCCACACCAATGATTGTCTTTTTAGGCCAAGTACATCGTACGTTTAGAGGTAGGGAAGGATTTCAGGAAGTAGATTTAGATCAGTATTTCCGACATATTGCGAAATGGGCTGTAGAAGTGGATGATGCTAAGCGTATACCGGAAATCCTACAACGAGCATTTCGGATTGCAACATCAGGAAGACCCGGACCTGTTGTTGTTGCACTACCGGAAGATATGTTACTGGAAGAAGCTAACATGCAGTTTGGCCCTGTTACGTCTCGTCCAAAGCCTGCACCATCACAGAACGAAATGGGGTATATAGAGAAACTCCTTACACTGGCACAAAAACCGGTGATCATAGCAGGAGGAGGGATAAAAAGCGCACAAGCAGAAGATGACTTACTAGCTTTTGCAGAGAAATATGAGATTCCAGTACTCGCGGCTTTTCGTCGCCAAGATGTTTTTTCAAATAATCATCCCTTGTACGTAGGACATCTCGGTCTTGGCACGGATAAAAAAATCCTTCAAACCGTCAATCAAGCAGACGTGGTTATCGCGCTCGGTACGAGACTTTCGGAAGTGACAACACAAGATTATTCAATTATTACGCCGGATAAAAAATTGATTCATATAACAATTGATTACGATACGATTGGTAAAGTATATGCGCCGGATATTGGAATCGTGGCAGATGTAAAAGAGGCATTGCAGTTATTCATGCATATGGATGTAGATGGAACTCCTTGGAGAAGGTGGGCTGACACGCGAAGGCAAGTATTTGAGGAAGTAAGTAGCTTAGATGTTTTAGCAGATGACGTAATCAATAAGCGGATCATCGCGTACATGGCAAAGAAGCTTCCCGAGCATGCATTGCTAACAACAGATGCAGGGAATTTTGCCGGATGGCTTCATGCTTTTTATCCATTTCAGAAGAAACATACGTATGTTGGTCCGACATCAGGAGCAATGGGATATGGGATGCCTGCAGCACTTGGGGCGAAACTCGCCTTTCCGGAGAAAACAGTCGTTTCTTTATCCGGAGATGGAGGATTTATGATGACGGGACAGGAACTGGAAACAGCGGTTCGACATAACATTCCTGTTCTCTCTCTCGTTTTTAATAATAATATGTATGGTACCATCCGTATGCATCAGGAAATGCATTATCCGGAAAAAGTGGAAGCGACTGATCTGGGTGATGTGTCCTTTAAAGATTTAGCCATTAGTATGGGGGCTGATGGGTATATTGTACGTACGATAGAAGCGTTTGAAGCGGCTTTTGATCAGGCTTTGCAAAAGCAGAAGCCGGCAGTTATCGAAATTATAACGACGAAGGAGCACATTTCAGTTTCATCAACGATTACACAGATTCGTGATCGATGA
- a CDS encoding aldehyde dehydrogenase family protein produces the protein MTVVSLETHKLTNYIGGQWVDVSNTTPVMNPATNETIVEVPLSDASSVDHAVVQAKKAQKAWALVPAPQRGEVLYQVGTLMKERKERLSQLLTMENGKVLEEARGEVQEGIDMAFYMAGEGRRLFGQTTPAELKDKFAMSQRTPVGIVGIITPWNFPIAIATWKSFPAIVAGNAVIWKPATETPIMAYELAKIFEEAGLPDGVLNVVFGAGSSVGDAMVQHKDIRVISFTGSGATGSRVASECGKRLKKVSLEMGGKNAVIVMDDADLDLAVEGIVWSAFGTSGQRCTACSRVIVHENVKATLEERLLAKMEELTIGNGLDESIKVGPIINESGMDKIKDYMEIGKDEGATLLAGGYELSEETHKKGNYFAPTLFSDATAEMRISQEEIFGPVASLIPVKSFEEAIEVNNSVDFGLSSSIFTTDVNRVFQAQRDLDTGIVYVNAGTTGAEIHLPFGGTKGTGNGHRDSGVQALDVFTEWKAVYVDYSGKLQRAQIDVD, from the coding sequence ATGACGGTTGTATCTTTGGAAACACATAAACTAACAAACTATATTGGTGGCCAGTGGGTAGATGTAAGTAATACGACACCAGTAATGAATCCGGCAACAAATGAAACGATTGTAGAAGTACCACTATCGGATGCATCTAGCGTGGATCATGCCGTTGTGCAAGCAAAGAAGGCACAGAAAGCGTGGGCTTTAGTACCGGCTCCTCAACGCGGGGAAGTACTTTATCAAGTCGGAACCCTTATGAAAGAACGTAAAGAAAGACTTTCCCAATTATTGACAATGGAAAATGGGAAAGTATTGGAAGAGGCACGTGGGGAAGTACAAGAAGGGATTGATATGGCCTTTTACATGGCTGGAGAAGGGCGACGCTTGTTCGGGCAAACTACGCCAGCGGAACTGAAGGATAAATTTGCAATGAGTCAGCGCACGCCGGTAGGTATTGTTGGCATTATTACACCGTGGAACTTTCCGATTGCTATTGCAACTTGGAAGTCATTTCCTGCCATCGTTGCTGGAAACGCGGTGATCTGGAAACCGGCAACAGAAACACCAATTATGGCGTATGAACTTGCAAAAATATTTGAAGAAGCCGGTTTGCCTGATGGTGTATTGAATGTCGTATTTGGTGCAGGTTCCAGTGTTGGAGATGCAATGGTTCAGCATAAGGACATCCGTGTTATTTCATTTACCGGCTCGGGTGCTACAGGGAGTAGGGTTGCCAGTGAGTGTGGGAAACGATTGAAAAAAGTATCCCTGGAAATGGGCGGGAAAAATGCTGTTATCGTGATGGATGATGCAGATTTAGATCTTGCAGTAGAAGGTATCGTGTGGAGTGCATTTGGAACAAGTGGGCAACGCTGTACGGCCTGTAGCCGTGTGATTGTACATGAAAATGTGAAAGCAACATTGGAAGAGCGCCTGCTTGCAAAGATGGAGGAGTTAACCATTGGTAATGGTTTGGATGAATCCATCAAGGTCGGACCGATTATCAATGAATCCGGAATGGATAAAATTAAGGACTATATGGAAATTGGAAAAGACGAAGGAGCTACATTACTTGCCGGTGGTTATGAATTGAGCGAAGAAACCCACAAGAAAGGGAATTATTTTGCACCAACATTATTTTCAGATGCAACTGCAGAAATGCGTATTTCACAAGAGGAAATCTTTGGACCTGTTGCTTCTTTAATCCCGGTTAAGAGCTTTGAAGAGGCGATCGAAGTAAATAATAGTGTTGATTTCGGTCTTTCAAGTTCGATCTTCACAACGGATGTCAATCGTGTCTTTCAGGCACAGCGTGATCTGGATACCGGGATCGTGTATGTAAATGCAGGAACGACAGGCGCTGAAATCCACCTGCCATTTGGAGGAACAAAAGGTACTGGTAATGGCCATCGTGATTCAGGCGTGCAGGCATTGGATGTGTTTACAGAGTGGAAAGCTGTATACGTTGATTATAGTGGCAAATTGCAGCGCGCACAAATTGATGTGGATTAA
- a CDS encoding saccharopine dehydrogenase family protein gives MENGTIFNRGYCMKIGVLGSGLMGKEAARDLVESEDVTAVGLADIDVNRTQQVVEQLNSPKLKAYQVNANDENEMANYMRQFDVIINALFYSFNEMVAKTAIQVGVNAVDLGGHIGHVTDKVLAMKEDAKQAEVTLIPDLGVAPGMINILSGYGASKLDNPESIKLYVGGIPVQPEPPFEYNHVFSMEGVFDHYTDPSLIIRNGIKQEIASLSEVERVHFEKFGPLEAFHTSGGTSTLSLSYPDLKTLEYKTIRYPGHAEKFKLLVDLNLTRMDYEVDVNGAKINPRQVLLKVLDPVVELGEKDDAVLLRVIVSGEKEGAPAVYEYEMTTYKDRNTHVTAMARATANTISVVAQMIGNGTISKKGVYPPERIVPGETYIQEMEKRGVTILEKENEETYRVNM, from the coding sequence ATGGAGAATGGAACAATTTTTAATAGGGGGTATTGCATGAAAATCGGTGTATTAGGGTCAGGTTTAATGGGCAAAGAAGCTGCACGTGACTTAGTGGAAAGTGAGGATGTAACAGCTGTTGGATTAGCAGATATTGACGTAAACCGCACGCAGCAAGTTGTGGAACAATTGAATTCGCCAAAACTTAAGGCTTATCAAGTGAATGCCAATGACGAAAACGAGATGGCAAATTATATGCGGCAGTTTGATGTTATTATCAATGCACTATTTTATTCCTTCAATGAAATGGTTGCGAAAACAGCGATTCAGGTTGGAGTAAACGCTGTCGATCTCGGTGGGCATATTGGTCATGTCACAGATAAAGTGTTAGCGATGAAAGAAGATGCTAAACAAGCCGAGGTTACACTTATCCCCGATCTTGGCGTTGCGCCGGGTATGATTAATATTTTGTCAGGTTATGGGGCTAGTAAATTAGATAATCCGGAATCTATAAAATTATATGTTGGCGGTATTCCGGTTCAACCAGAGCCACCATTTGAGTATAATCATGTATTTTCCATGGAAGGCGTATTTGACCATTACACCGATCCGTCTTTGATTATTCGCAATGGGATTAAACAGGAAATAGCGTCCTTATCAGAGGTTGAACGGGTTCACTTTGAAAAATTCGGCCCCTTGGAGGCATTCCATACTTCAGGGGGGACATCGACCTTATCCCTTTCTTATCCTGATCTGAAAACATTGGAATATAAGACCATTCGTTATCCCGGTCACGCGGAGAAATTTAAATTACTCGTTGATTTGAATCTGACCAGAATGGATTATGAAGTAGATGTAAATGGGGCAAAGATCAATCCGCGTCAAGTTCTGCTAAAAGTACTGGATCCAGTCGTTGAACTTGGTGAGAAAGATGATGCTGTCTTATTAAGGGTAATTGTTTCCGGTGAAAAAGAAGGAGCTCCGGCAGTCTACGAATATGAAATGACAACATATAAAGATAGAAATACACATGTTACGGCTATGGCCAGAGCCACTGCAAATACGATATCTGTAGTCGCTCAGATGATTGGTAATGGAACTATTTCTAAAAAAGGCGTATATCCACCAGAGAGAATCGTCCCGGGCGAGACATACATTCAAGAAATGGAAAAACGTGGTGTTACTATTTTAGAAAAAGAAAATGAAGAAACGTACCGAGTGAATATGTAG
- a CDS encoding DUF3870 domain-containing protein translates to MNTVFIAGHARLPSGMAAKSIYETLTITAEIDKKYGVVVTASCTLATIHGREFVQHLLRGHSLQDGIDKPVEEVKEHYLGKAGGAVVSALKDLYKQYETYMES, encoded by the coding sequence ATGAATACCGTATTTATCGCAGGTCATGCGCGTCTTCCATCCGGAATGGCTGCCAAAAGCATCTACGAAACATTAACCATAACTGCAGAAATAGATAAAAAATATGGTGTCGTTGTTACTGCAAGCTGCACCTTAGCAACCATTCATGGAAGGGAATTTGTCCAGCACTTATTGCGTGGCCATAGCTTGCAAGATGGTATCGACAAACCAGTCGAAGAAGTAAAAGAACATTATCTAGGGAAGGCCGGGGGAGCTGTGGTTTCAGCGCTGAAAGATTTGTATAAGCAGTATGAGACTTACATGGAGTCTTGA
- a CDS encoding acyl-CoA dehydrogenase family protein, with protein sequence MNFNFTDEQEMLRETVKNFTDNEILPYIADWDREGKFNPAIITKLGELGLMGVCIPEEYGGSGMDYNSLAIVCEELERGDTAFRTAVSVHTGLNSMTLLQWGTEEQKKKYLTPQAKGEKIGAYGLTEPLAGSDVSALQSTAVKEGDYYILNGQKTWISLCDIADHFIVFAYTKDRSAKHSGISAFIVERTWEGFSSKATKGKHGIRAGNTGEIFFDDIKVPKENRLGGEGEGFKIAMSALDNGRFTVAAGAVGQIMACLEASVKYSHERETFGKEIGKHQLVQQMIAKMEAGFQMSRLLVYRAGELKNQGVRNTRETSLAKWQACDFANQAADDAVQIHGAYGYSDEYPVERYLRNSKAPVIYEGTREIHTIMQAEYVLGYRQDKQLNKMLPAWHPEKHITVE encoded by the coding sequence ATGAATTTTAATTTTACAGATGAACAAGAAATGCTACGTGAAACAGTGAAAAACTTTACTGATAATGAAATTTTGCCATATATAGCGGATTGGGATAGAGAGGGGAAATTCAACCCTGCTATTATAACCAAGCTTGGTGAACTAGGATTGATGGGTGTATGTATTCCGGAAGAATACGGTGGCAGTGGGATGGACTATAATTCCCTGGCGATTGTATGTGAGGAACTCGAGCGTGGTGATACCGCTTTTCGTACAGCGGTATCGGTTCACACAGGGTTAAATAGCATGACGTTACTACAATGGGGGACTGAAGAGCAAAAGAAAAAATACCTCACCCCGCAGGCAAAAGGAGAAAAGATTGGCGCATATGGACTGACAGAGCCTTTAGCGGGTTCTGATGTTTCTGCACTTCAGTCAACCGCTGTTAAAGAAGGGGATTATTATATATTAAATGGTCAGAAAACATGGATTTCTCTATGTGATATAGCGGATCACTTTATCGTTTTTGCCTACACGAAAGATAGGTCCGCCAAACATAGTGGGATTTCCGCATTTATTGTTGAGCGTACATGGGAAGGCTTCTCTTCTAAGGCGACAAAAGGAAAACATGGTATTCGTGCTGGTAATACAGGCGAGATATTTTTTGATGATATAAAAGTCCCGAAAGAAAATCGACTTGGCGGAGAAGGAGAGGGATTTAAAATAGCAATGTCCGCGCTTGATAATGGTCGGTTCACAGTAGCTGCGGGAGCAGTTGGACAGATTATGGCATGCTTGGAAGCCAGCGTGAAATATAGTCATGAACGTGAAACGTTTGGGAAGGAAATCGGCAAGCATCAACTTGTGCAGCAGATGATTGCAAAGATGGAAGCCGGATTTCAAATGAGCCGTCTACTCGTATACCGCGCTGGTGAATTAAAAAATCAAGGGGTACGAAATACAAGAGAAACATCGCTGGCAAAATGGCAAGCATGTGACTTTGCCAATCAAGCAGCTGATGATGCGGTTCAGATTCATGGTGCTTACGGCTATTCAGACGAATATCCGGTAGAGCGTTACCTCCGTAATTCCAAAGCTCCGGTTATTTATGAAGGAACCAGGGAGATTCATACCATTATGCAGGCAGAATATGTATTAGGCTATCGCCAAGATAAACAATTAAATAAAATGCTACCAGCTTGGCACCCGGAAAAGCACATCACCGTAGAGTAA
- a CDS encoding CaiB/BaiF CoA transferase family protein, whose translation MAGALENIRVLDLSRVLAGPYCTMILGDLGAEVIKVEAPGGSDETRKWGPPFQHDVSAYYLSANRNKKSITVDLKSTEGIKIIKSLVQKSDVVIHNFKSGTMERFGLGYETLAELNPKIVYCSITGFGETGPHKDMPGYDFIIQAMSGFMSITGDEKSGPQKLGIAITDVLTGLYACIGIQGALLERTLSGEGQKLDLSLYDAAVSALVNVGSNYLMSGNIPAPLGNHHANIVPYQTFQTADGEMVIAVGNDSQFHRLCTILEKPELHADKRFQTNPDRVQHRDTLVPLLQEIFLTKSTAYWQDKCQENKIPCGPIHTIREVANDPQLQARNMFIDYQHPTAGAIKMIGSPLKLTRTPVTIRHHPPDAGEHNEDIITQLGIKK comes from the coding sequence ATGGCTGGTGCATTAGAGAATATTCGCGTGCTAGATTTATCCCGAGTCCTTGCCGGACCTTATTGCACGATGATACTAGGCGACCTTGGCGCAGAAGTAATTAAAGTCGAGGCTCCGGGCGGAAGTGATGAAACGCGAAAATGGGGGCCCCCTTTTCAGCATGATGTAAGCGCTTATTATCTATCCGCAAATCGGAATAAGAAGAGCATTACTGTCGATTTGAAATCTACGGAGGGGATTAAAATTATTAAATCTCTTGTTCAAAAGAGTGATGTCGTCATTCATAACTTTAAATCAGGCACGATGGAACGATTTGGACTCGGTTATGAAACACTTGCAGAATTAAACCCAAAGATTGTGTATTGTTCCATCACTGGATTCGGGGAAACAGGACCCCACAAAGACATGCCGGGCTATGATTTTATTATCCAAGCAATGAGTGGATTCATGAGCATCACTGGAGATGAAAAGTCCGGACCACAAAAACTGGGAATTGCCATAACCGATGTTCTAACCGGATTATATGCCTGTATTGGCATTCAAGGAGCGCTGCTTGAGCGAACGTTATCCGGCGAGGGACAGAAATTGGATCTTTCGCTATATGACGCTGCGGTTAGTGCACTGGTAAATGTCGGTAGTAATTATTTAATGTCAGGAAACATTCCCGCACCCCTTGGAAATCATCATGCCAATATTGTGCCTTACCAGACGTTCCAGACAGCAGACGGGGAGATGGTCATTGCGGTAGGCAATGACAGTCAATTCCATCGACTATGTACCATTTTGGAAAAACCTGAATTACACGCGGATAAAAGATTTCAAACCAATCCGGATCGTGTACAGCACCGGGATACATTAGTCCCGCTATTACAGGAGATTTTTTTAACAAAATCAACCGCATATTGGCAGGACAAATGTCAGGAAAATAAAATACCATGCGGGCCCATTCATACGATAAGAGAGGTAGCAAATGATCCGCAACTGCAGGCAAGGAATATGTTTATCGATTATCAACATCCGACTGCAGGAGCAATAAAAATGATCGGAAGTCCATTAAAGCTCACGCGGACGCCTGTTACCATACGCCACCATCCGCCTGATGCGGGTGAGCATAATGAAGATATCATAACACAGCTTGGAATAAAAAAATGA
- the mreBH gene encoding rod-share determining protein MreBH, with protein sequence MLSNAEIGIDLGTANILIYSKTKGIVLNEPSVVAIDINTKQVVAVGAEAKEMVGKTPQNIVPIRPLSDGVIADYDVTAQMLKEFLKKVSKQVGSSMRKPTVVVCTPSGSTSVERRAIHNAVSSYGAKQVHLIEEPVAAAIGADLPVDEPVANVIVDIGGGTSEVGIISFGGVVSCNSVRTGGDKMDEEITQHIRKNYNILIGERTAESIKMEIGSAQEDHEEETMEIRGRDMVTGLPKTITITSTEIHFALKESLQQILEAVRSTLENCPPELSGDIVDHGIVLTGGGSLLKGMQEWLSDEIIVPVHLAPNPLESVAIGTGRAIKMIGKLQKAAK encoded by the coding sequence ATGTTATCTAATGCAGAAATCGGAATCGATCTAGGTACGGCAAATATACTAATCTACTCAAAAACAAAAGGAATCGTCTTAAATGAGCCCTCTGTTGTAGCTATTGATATCAATACAAAACAAGTCGTAGCAGTTGGAGCAGAAGCAAAGGAAATGGTAGGAAAGACACCGCAGAATATTGTCCCAATACGCCCATTAAGTGATGGGGTTATTGCGGATTATGATGTAACAGCTCAAATGCTGAAAGAATTTTTGAAAAAAGTAAGCAAGCAAGTTGGATCTTCCATGCGCAAACCGACTGTTGTCGTCTGCACGCCATCCGGAAGTACATCAGTCGAACGACGTGCCATTCATAATGCTGTTTCAAGTTATGGAGCCAAACAGGTGCATTTAATAGAAGAACCTGTTGCTGCTGCAATTGGAGCTGATCTACCTGTCGATGAGCCTGTTGCTAATGTTATTGTTGATATTGGTGGTGGAACTTCTGAAGTAGGAATTATCTCATTCGGTGGGGTTGTTTCTTGTAATTCCGTTCGCACGGGCGGCGATAAAATGGATGAAGAAATTACCCAACATATCCGCAAAAACTATAACATTTTAATAGGTGAACGCACTGCCGAAAGCATTAAAATGGAGATTGGATCTGCACAAGAGGATCATGAAGAAGAGACAATGGAGATTCGTGGACGGGATATGGTAACAGGATTGCCGAAGACAATAACAATTACGTCTACTGAAATTCATTTTGCCCTGAAGGAATCCTTGCAACAAATCCTTGAAGCAGTTCGCTCGACGCTGGAAAATTGTCCACCCGAATTAAGTGGGGATATTGTCGATCACGGGATTGTCCTGACTGGCGGTGGTTCCTTGTTAAAAGGAATGCAAGAATGGCTTAGCGATGAAATCATCGTCCCCGTACATCTTGCACCAAATCCACTTGAATCGGTTGCGATCGGAACTGGACGAGCAATAAAAATGATTGGGAAACTGCAAAAAGCAGCCAAATAA
- a CDS encoding CAP domain-containing protein, with translation MFQKLSIVTALSATLFVGGAFQNSVDASAGADQSQSQAYNVYYSVNGNWNTYSENNIDELCNKVQRDKEEQSEQKEEQDKESQAEQKEDQSANEEQPEEKEDQPEASAPQQPNSNQEQQNQDQEQSQELSQFEQEVVELTNQEREKHGLRPLEIDTELSEVARDKSQDMAQNNYFSHDSPTHGSPFDMMQSYGVDYSTAGENIAKGQTTPEQVVNGWMNSDGHRANILNEDFTHIGVGYVEQGNHWTQQFIGK, from the coding sequence ATGTTTCAAAAACTAAGCATAGTTACAGCATTATCAGCCACATTATTTGTTGGTGGAGCTTTTCAAAATTCTGTAGATGCCTCAGCAGGAGCTGATCAATCGCAGAGTCAAGCATATAACGTCTATTATTCTGTGAATGGGAATTGGAATACATATTCAGAGAATAATATAGATGAACTTTGTAATAAGGTTCAACGAGATAAAGAAGAGCAATCAGAACAGAAGGAAGAACAGGATAAAGAGAGTCAAGCAGAACAGAAGGAAGATCAATCAGCTAACGAAGAACAACCAGAGGAAAAAGAAGATCAGCCGGAAGCATCGGCACCACAACAGCCAAATAGTAATCAAGAACAACAAAATCAAGATCAAGAGCAATCACAAGAGCTAAGCCAATTTGAACAAGAAGTAGTAGAATTAACGAACCAAGAACGTGAAAAGCATGGTTTACGTCCACTTGAAATTGATACCGAGTTAAGTGAAGTTGCTCGAGATAAATCACAAGACATGGCGCAAAACAATTATTTTTCACATGACAGTCCAACGCATGGTTCTCCATTTGATATGATGCAAAGTTATGGAGTGGATTACAGTACTGCCGGTGAAAACATTGCTAAAGGTCAAACCACACCTGAACAGGTTGTAAATGGTTGGATGAACAGTGATGGACACCGCGCTAATATTCTAAATGAAGACTTTACGCATATCGGTGTAGGATACGTGGAACAAGGTAACCACTGGACACAACAATTTATTGGAAAATAG